In Listeria monocytogenes, the following proteins share a genomic window:
- a CDS encoding Cof-type HAD-IIB family hydrolase encodes MKPRGICFFDMDGTLLNSDSKVLDSSLQALDKLRENNIIPVIATGRTLIEISHQMKITGIESAVMMNGQMAIFEGEKVYEDVIDAGLLERLTEEAKSQNVEVCYYNDKRIGATASTPVVKAHYDFLGEPMPKVRPNMYKEETINMALLLLETGDDYFPERFPELQFVRNTPFSNDVLRKGGSKAVGISKLLEVMGYQDVPTYAFGDGMNDLEMFGAVDYAIAMENAVPILKEKAAFVTKDNNSDGIMLGLKQFDLI; translated from the coding sequence GTGAAACCACGTGGAATTTGTTTTTTTGATATGGATGGAACACTGTTAAATAGTGACTCCAAAGTACTTGATAGTTCACTTCAAGCATTAGACAAACTTCGAGAGAATAATATTATTCCTGTCATTGCTACTGGACGTACACTTATAGAAATAAGTCATCAAATGAAAATTACCGGTATTGAATCTGCAGTAATGATGAATGGACAAATGGCTATTTTTGAAGGTGAAAAAGTATATGAAGATGTGATTGATGCAGGTTTATTAGAACGGTTGACTGAAGAAGCAAAATCACAGAATGTTGAAGTTTGCTATTATAATGATAAAAGAATTGGTGCCACAGCTAGTACGCCAGTTGTAAAAGCGCATTATGACTTTTTAGGCGAGCCGATGCCGAAAGTAAGACCTAATATGTATAAAGAAGAAACAATCAATATGGCACTTCTATTACTCGAAACTGGTGATGATTATTTTCCAGAACGTTTTCCAGAATTACAATTTGTTCGCAACACACCATTTAGTAATGACGTCTTAAGAAAAGGCGGATCTAAAGCAGTTGGTATTTCGAAGCTACTTGAAGTAATGGGCTATCAAGACGTTCCAACTTATGCGTTTGGTGATGGAATGAACGATTTAGAAATGTTTGGCGCCGTGGATTATGCCATTGCAATGGAAAATGCCGTACCAATATTAAAAGAAAAAGCAGCATTCGTTACGAAAGATAATAATAGTGATGGAATAATGCTTGGCTTAAAACAATTTGATTTAATTTAA
- a CDS encoding GNAT family N-acetyltransferase — MIRKLTVSDNEEVMALLKPEATLNLFIIGDIENFGYESDVQDLWGEFDSSGKLHALLLRFDTFFLPYSKDANFDAKAFSEIIAKHDTYEVSGISRVTKELEPFLPELAEKRQDTYFCECEHVNRISVNQDVIVRTAVAEDVAPIIKMRKHIKEFGSRDENEELIIRQIEKGVKRIYYIEQDQEVVAVAETSAENSFSAMITGVATSDGYRQRGFASTLLKKLCCDVLAEGKKPCLFYDNPVAGEIYHRLGFEHTGDFVMYK, encoded by the coding sequence ATGATTAGAAAACTAACTGTATCTGATAATGAAGAAGTAATGGCACTTTTAAAACCCGAAGCAACCCTCAATTTATTTATTATTGGGGATATCGAAAATTTTGGTTACGAGAGTGATGTGCAAGATCTTTGGGGCGAATTCGATTCATCAGGTAAATTACATGCATTGTTACTTCGATTCGATACGTTTTTCTTACCGTATTCAAAAGATGCTAATTTTGATGCAAAAGCTTTCTCAGAAATTATTGCTAAGCATGATACATATGAAGTTAGCGGTATTTCTCGTGTCACAAAGGAACTAGAACCATTTTTACCAGAGCTTGCCGAAAAAAGACAAGACACTTATTTTTGCGAATGCGAACATGTAAATCGTATTTCTGTAAATCAAGACGTTATTGTCAGAACGGCAGTGGCAGAAGACGTAGCTCCAATTATTAAAATGCGCAAACACATTAAAGAATTTGGTTCGCGCGATGAAAATGAAGAATTAATTATTCGCCAAATTGAAAAAGGCGTGAAACGAATTTATTATATTGAACAAGATCAGGAAGTAGTTGCTGTAGCTGAAACATCGGCAGAAAATTCCTTTTCAGCAATGATTACTGGTGTAGCGACGAGCGATGGTTATAGACAACGTGGTTTTGCAAGTACACTTCTAAAAAAATTATGTTGTGATGTATTAGCAGAAGGCAAAAAACCATGTTTGTTTTATGATAACCCAGTAGCAGGAGAAATTTATCACCGCCTAGGTTTTGAACATACCGGAGATTTTGTCATGTACAAATAG
- the hemH gene encoding ferrochelatase: protein MTKKVGLLVMAYGTPYKDEDIERYYTDIRHGHKPSEEMIADLRGRYHAIGGLSPLAKITEAQAYGLEKALNDSQDEVEFKAYIGLKHIEPFIEDAVEAMHKDGIEEAISIVLAPHYSSFSVEAYNKRAKDAADKLGGPSIKAINDWYKQPKFIQMWADRINETAKQIPADELLDTVLIVSAHSLPEKIKQHNDPYPDQLQETADFIFEKVVVPHYALGWQSEGKTGEPWLGPDVQDLTRELYGQEKYKHFIYTPVGFVAEHLEVLYDNDYECKVVTDEVGAAYHRPPMPNADPEFLEVLRTVVWEKYSN, encoded by the coding sequence ATGACTAAAAAAGTAGGTCTACTTGTAATGGCATACGGAACACCGTATAAAGATGAAGATATCGAACGTTACTATACAGATATTCGTCATGGCCATAAGCCAAGTGAAGAAATGATTGCTGATTTACGCGGTAGATACCATGCAATCGGCGGATTATCCCCACTTGCAAAAATTACCGAAGCACAAGCCTATGGACTAGAAAAAGCGTTAAATGACTCGCAGGATGAAGTAGAATTCAAGGCATATATCGGTTTAAAACATATTGAACCTTTCATTGAAGATGCGGTAGAAGCTATGCATAAAGATGGAATAGAAGAAGCAATCTCGATTGTTTTAGCGCCACATTACTCAAGCTTTAGCGTCGAAGCATATAATAAAAGAGCAAAAGATGCAGCTGATAAATTAGGTGGTCCTAGCATTAAAGCCATCAATGATTGGTATAAACAACCCAAATTCATCCAAATGTGGGCCGATCGAATTAATGAAACAGCAAAACAAATTCCAGCAGACGAGTTGTTGGATACCGTTTTAATTGTTTCTGCGCACAGTTTACCGGAGAAAATCAAACAACATAATGACCCGTACCCAGACCAACTGCAAGAAACAGCAGATTTCATTTTTGAAAAAGTGGTAGTACCTCATTATGCGCTAGGCTGGCAAAGTGAAGGGAAAACTGGAGAACCTTGGCTTGGACCTGATGTACAAGATTTAACGAGAGAACTATATGGTCAAGAAAAATACAAACACTTTATTTATACGCCAGTTGGATTTGTAGCAGAACATTTAGAAGTACTATATGACAATGATTATGAATGTAAAGTAGTAACCGATGAAGTTGGCGCGGCTTATCACCGACCTCCAATGCCAAACGCGGATCCAGAATTCTTAGAAGTATTAAGAACGGTTGTCTGGGAAAAATATAGCAATTAA
- a CDS encoding antibiotic biosynthesis monooxygenase gives MKKVFITTGTEHYLRQLMSNYTGANVTLLQNFSQSLLYQESTGEKIFQEGAEYRVLQSSGSLKGFGVVVFEYIHLRDEEIPIFLQMYQRASLHFSETPGLQSTKLTKAMNMNKFLIISFWDSEVFFQEWKKTPLHKEITNIMKKNNSQASFSHEDIYHYPEFSHDAK, from the coding sequence ATGAAAAAAGTATTTATCACCACTGGAACAGAGCACTACCTTCGTCAATTAATGTCGAATTATACTGGCGCAAATGTGACACTTCTACAAAATTTTTCCCAATCGCTTTTGTATCAAGAGTCTACTGGCGAAAAAATTTTCCAAGAAGGCGCTGAATATCGAGTATTACAAAGCAGTGGTTCCTTAAAAGGTTTTGGAGTAGTTGTCTTTGAATATATCCACCTCCGCGATGAAGAAATTCCTATTTTCTTGCAAATGTATCAACGAGCTAGCCTACATTTTAGTGAAACCCCTGGCTTGCAAAGTACAAAACTCACAAAAGCGATGAATATGAATAAATTTTTAATTATCTCTTTTTGGGACTCTGAAGTTTTCTTTCAAGAATGGAAAAAAACACCTTTACACAAAGAAATTACAAATATCATGAAAAAAAATAATTCGCAAGCTAGCTTTTCTCACGAGGATATTTATCATTATCCGGAATTTTCGCACGACGCTAAATAA
- a CDS encoding ABC transporter permease, translating to MKMIFDSKALWKERFSAYTTEVMRYLRYMFNDHLLFVLVIGLGAGIFYYAGWVKTLEPTFPVIPLMVILLTASIAISPVATLLKKPDIVYLIVQEKAMDTYFSQAKIASFFMQLYVFVIVLGVCMPMYVEVTEVPYSQFFTLFIVLSMLKAWNIYFGWESMKLEEADTTWMFIRVILNAILIYIALVAAPYISIPLVLVVLLASYYWLRTKTAKVTLRWEYLVDKEEARMNRFYRLVNLFTDVPHLRGTVRRRSYLDFLYQPIPYAKRKTFAYLFSRTFIRTNEYAGLYIRLTVIAVILLVFVQGFYLNIIFSLLFLYLTGFQFIPMLKHYDAQIMLRLYPINDSYRHRSFIHFLRILLLAQALLFSVIGIAQNGTIGGMIILGINLAFVVIFTFLYAPVRMKKMYE from the coding sequence ATGAAGATGATATTTGACAGCAAAGCGCTTTGGAAAGAACGTTTTAGTGCCTATACGACCGAAGTCATGCGCTATCTTCGTTATATGTTTAATGATCATTTGCTTTTTGTTCTTGTAATTGGGCTTGGAGCAGGAATTTTTTATTATGCTGGTTGGGTAAAGACGCTTGAACCAACTTTCCCAGTTATCCCATTGATGGTTATTTTACTCACTGCTTCGATTGCCATTAGTCCTGTTGCGACGTTGCTGAAAAAACCGGATATTGTTTACTTAATTGTACAGGAAAAAGCAATGGATACTTATTTTTCTCAAGCAAAAATAGCGAGCTTCTTTATGCAATTATACGTTTTTGTTATTGTGCTTGGCGTTTGTATGCCAATGTATGTGGAAGTGACAGAGGTCCCTTACAGCCAGTTTTTCACTTTGTTTATTGTCCTCAGTATGCTTAAAGCGTGGAACATTTATTTTGGCTGGGAAAGTATGAAATTAGAAGAGGCAGATACAACGTGGATGTTTATTCGTGTTATCCTTAATGCTATTTTAATTTATATTGCGTTAGTCGCCGCACCTTATATTTCTATTCCGTTAGTTTTAGTAGTGCTTTTGGCAAGTTACTACTGGCTTCGAACTAAAACGGCAAAAGTGACATTACGCTGGGAATATTTAGTCGATAAAGAAGAAGCGCGGATGAACCGTTTTTATCGTTTAGTGAATCTGTTTACGGATGTACCTCACCTGCGCGGCACAGTTCGAAGACGTAGTTATCTCGATTTTCTGTATCAACCAATTCCTTATGCGAAAAGAAAAACGTTTGCTTATCTGTTTAGTCGGACTTTTATTAGAACAAATGAATATGCCGGTCTTTACATTAGACTTACAGTAATTGCCGTTATTTTACTCGTGTTTGTGCAAGGTTTTTATTTAAATATTATTTTTTCATTATTATTTTTGTATTTAACGGGCTTTCAATTTATCCCGATGTTAAAACATTACGATGCTCAAATTATGTTAAGACTTTATCCGATTAATGATAGCTATCGCCATCGTAGTTTTATCCATTTTCTAAGGATTTTGTTGCTCGCTCAAGCATTGCTCTTTAGCGTGATTGGTATTGCTCAAAATGGAACCATCGGCGGGATGATTATTTTAGGAATCAATTTGGCTTTTGTAGTCATTTTTACGTTCCTTTATGCTCCAGTTAGAATGAAAAAAATGTACGAATAA
- a CDS encoding ABC transporter ATP-binding protein — protein MALVEVEHLTGGYTKRPVLKDISFAIEEKQIVGLIGLNGAGKSTTIKHITGLMHPKQGTIKINNHQLVEDTETYRKQFSYIPETPVLYEELTLKEHLELTGMAYGISEEELHARMTPLLKEFRLEKKLNWFPAHFSKGMKQKVMIMSAFLIEPKLYIIDEPFVGLDPLGIQSLLNWMDEMRGKGASILMSTHILATAEKYCDTFIIIHQGEIRAEGTLKDLQTNFEMPGASLDEIYIQLTKEEEADEDDI, from the coding sequence ATGGCTTTAGTAGAAGTAGAACACCTGACGGGCGGGTACACCAAACGTCCAGTCTTAAAAGATATTTCATTTGCGATTGAAGAAAAACAGATTGTTGGCTTAATTGGGCTTAACGGGGCAGGGAAAAGTACGACGATTAAACATATAACCGGCCTAATGCATCCTAAACAAGGAACCATTAAAATCAATAATCATCAATTGGTTGAAGATACAGAAACATATAGAAAGCAATTTTCTTATATCCCGGAAACACCGGTATTGTATGAAGAATTAACCTTAAAAGAACATTTAGAATTAACAGGTATGGCTTATGGCATATCAGAAGAAGAGCTACATGCAAGAATGACTCCTCTTTTAAAAGAGTTTCGTTTAGAGAAAAAACTTAATTGGTTTCCAGCCCATTTTTCTAAAGGGATGAAACAAAAAGTAATGATTATGTCGGCTTTTTTAATTGAACCTAAATTATATATCATTGATGAGCCTTTTGTTGGTTTAGATCCGCTTGGTATTCAGTCATTACTTAACTGGATGGACGAAATGCGTGGTAAAGGTGCAAGCATTTTAATGTCTACGCATATACTTGCAACGGCTGAGAAATATTGCGATACGTTCATTATTATTCATCAAGGCGAGATTCGCGCAGAGGGAACACTGAAAGACTTGCAAACAAATTTCGAAATGCCAGGAGCTTCACTTGATGAAATTTACATTCAGTTGACAAAGGAAGAGGAAGCTGATGAAGATGATATTTGA
- a CDS encoding HIT family protein, with the protein MDDCIFCKIVRGEIPSAKVYEDDKVYAFLDLGQVTEGHTLVIPKKHARNTFDLPDETAAELFRRVPKIARALKEALPIQGLNILNNNEEVAFQSVFHCHIHLIPRYSKSDDFGLKWKDNADWYTQERYQEIAELIAAKVD; encoded by the coding sequence ATGGACGATTGCATTTTCTGCAAAATAGTTCGCGGTGAAATTCCTTCTGCCAAAGTGTACGAAGATGATAAAGTATATGCTTTCCTTGATTTAGGACAAGTCACAGAAGGCCATACACTCGTAATTCCCAAAAAACATGCTAGGAACACATTCGACTTACCCGATGAAACGGCCGCTGAATTATTCCGCCGCGTACCCAAAATCGCGAGGGCATTAAAAGAAGCTTTACCAATTCAAGGATTAAATATTTTAAATAATAATGAAGAAGTTGCTTTCCAATCTGTTTTTCATTGTCATATCCATTTAATACCAAGGTATAGCAAATCAGACGACTTTGGGTTAAAATGGAAAGATAACGCAGACTGGTACACGCAAGAACGTTACCAAGAAATTGCTGAACTTATTGCAGCAAAAGTAGACTAA
- a CDS encoding YtxH domain-containing protein: MNKKSLIFGILAGGAIGAAASVLFAPKSGNELRKDIVAKSGEASVILKELAYNANELIQSVQVLGTEGSTLLKDVSSDIMESVSKWNEEMEPEKKRLKDEIKDMQKTISDLEKTLKKDNK, translated from the coding sequence ATGAATAAAAAATCACTTATTTTCGGTATTTTAGCTGGCGGGGCAATTGGAGCTGCAGCCTCAGTATTATTTGCTCCAAAATCCGGCAATGAACTTCGAAAAGATATTGTCGCTAAATCAGGCGAAGCAAGTGTTATTTTGAAAGAACTCGCATACAATGCAAACGAGCTTATCCAATCAGTTCAAGTTCTTGGCACAGAAGGTTCTACTCTATTAAAAGATGTTTCTTCTGACATCATGGAATCTGTTTCCAAATGGAATGAAGAAATGGAACCTGAGAAGAAACGCTTAAAAGACGAAATCAAAGATATGCAAAAAACAATTTCTGACTTAGAAAAAACGCTAAAAAAAGATAATAAATAA
- a CDS encoding DUF3267 domain-containing protein → MRCLKSINTERRDEFNRLFLKGILVWLAAVCICFLTQHLIYPGQLTNDYQLASFLGIILIYPIHKLLHILGCFKYREGTVIQWRIHFFFLPCIKLNIKRIIPKWHYIFSLVLPFVIITAILVALMLFTPIGHSGMFLILLSVHFGMSFSDFTHIKKLWKMPKNCFIESAERGFSILISD, encoded by the coding sequence ATGCGCTGCCTTAAATCAATCAACACAGAGCGACGAGACGAATTTAATCGACTTTTCCTAAAAGGAATTCTTGTCTGGCTAGCTGCCGTATGTATTTGTTTTTTAACACAACATTTAATTTACCCTGGTCAACTTACAAACGACTATCAACTTGCCAGCTTTTTAGGTATTATTTTAATTTATCCCATTCACAAATTACTTCATATTCTTGGATGCTTTAAATATCGCGAAGGAACTGTTATTCAGTGGCGCATCCATTTCTTTTTCCTTCCATGTATCAAATTAAATATTAAGCGGATAATACCAAAATGGCATTACATTTTTTCATTAGTTTTACCATTTGTGATTATCACTGCTATTTTAGTTGCGTTAATGCTTTTTACACCCATCGGACATTCAGGTATGTTCCTGATATTACTTTCTGTCCACTTCGGAATGAGCTTTTCTGACTTTACACATATTAAAAAACTATGGAAAATGCCAAAGAATTGTTTTATTGAAAGTGCAGAACGTGGATTTTCTATTTTGATTTCTGACTAA
- the prsA2 gene encoding posttranslocation chaperone PrsA2 — MKKKLILGLVMVMALFSLAACGGGGDVVKTDSGDVTKDELYDAMKDKYGSEFVQQLTFEKILGDKYKVSDEDVDKKFNEYKSQYGDQFSAVLAQSGLTEKSFKSQLKYNLLVQKATEANTDTSDKVLKKYYETWQPDITVSHILVADENKAKEVEQKLKDGAKFADLAKEYSTDTATKENGGQLAPFGPGKMDPAFEKAAYALKNKGDISAPVKTQYGYHIIQMDKPATKTTFEKDKKAVKASYLESQLTTENMQKTLKKEYKDANVKVEDKDLKDAFKDFDGSSSSDKESSK, encoded by the coding sequence ATGAAGAAGAAATTAATACTTGGACTTGTCATGGTGATGGCATTGTTCAGTCTAGCAGCGTGCGGTGGCGGCGGAGATGTCGTTAAGACAGACTCTGGCGATGTAACAAAAGACGAACTTTATGACGCAATGAAAGATAAATATGGTTCTGAATTCGTACAACAACTAACTTTCGAAAAAATTCTTGGCGATAAATACAAAGTAAGTGATGAAGACGTTGACAAAAAATTCAACGAGTATAAATCACAATACGGCGATCAATTCTCTGCTGTTTTAGCTCAAAGTGGCTTAACAGAGAAATCATTTAAAAGTCAACTTAAGTACAATTTGTTAGTTCAAAAAGCTACTGAAGCCAATACAGATACTAGCGACAAAGTTCTTAAAAAATACTACGAAACTTGGCAACCAGATATCACTGTAAGCCATATTCTTGTAGCTGATGAAAACAAAGCCAAAGAAGTTGAACAAAAACTAAAAGACGGCGCGAAATTTGCTGATTTAGCGAAAGAATATTCTACAGATACTGCTACTAAAGAAAATGGTGGACAATTAGCTCCATTCGGTCCTGGTAAAATGGATCCTGCATTTGAAAAAGCAGCTTATGCCCTTAAAAACAAAGGCGACATCAGCGCTCCAGTAAAAACACAATACGGATACCACATCATCCAAATGGACAAACCTGCAACAAAAACAACTTTTGAAAAAGATAAAAAAGCTGTAAAAGCTTCTTATCTTGAGTCTCAATTGACTACTGAAAACATGCAAAAAACGCTTAAGAAAGAATACAAAGATGCTAACGTAAAAGTGGAAGATAAAGACTTGAAAGATGCTTTTAAAGATTTTGATGGTTCTTCATCTAGTGATAAAGAGTCATCTAAATAA
- the yhaM gene encoding 3'-5' exoribonuclease YhaM, producing MEKRLLDFEVGETVDLFLLIKSSVKGTASNGKPFLSLVLQDKSGELEAKLWDVKESDEANYGVQQIVHLMGDIQNYRGRKQLKIRQIRQATALDGVSASEFMETAPINKEEMADEITQYIFEMKNANLQRITRALLKKYQDDFYDYPAAMRHHHEFVSGLSFHVVSMLRLAKSVADLYPSVNRDLLYAGVILHDLGKVIELSGPVSTTYTLEGNLIGHISIVVEEVSKIADELSIDGEEVVVLKHVLLSHHGKGEWGSPKPPLVREAEILHQIDLMDASLNMMDKVLKHTKPGEFSERVFGLDNRSFYNPTFE from the coding sequence ATGGAAAAAAGATTATTAGACTTTGAAGTTGGGGAAACAGTAGACTTATTCTTGCTAATTAAATCAAGCGTAAAAGGAACGGCTAGCAACGGAAAGCCCTTCTTGAGCCTTGTCTTGCAAGATAAATCAGGTGAATTAGAGGCAAAACTATGGGATGTTAAAGAAAGCGATGAAGCGAATTACGGGGTACAACAAATAGTTCATCTTATGGGTGACATTCAAAATTATCGTGGTCGTAAACAATTGAAAATCCGTCAAATTAGACAGGCTACAGCGCTGGATGGTGTTAGTGCCAGTGAATTCATGGAAACCGCGCCAATTAATAAAGAAGAAATGGCCGATGAAATTACACAATATATTTTTGAAATGAAAAATGCAAACTTACAACGAATTACGCGCGCGCTGTTAAAAAAATATCAAGATGATTTTTATGATTATCCGGCAGCAATGCGTCATCACCATGAATTTGTTTCTGGTTTGAGCTTCCATGTAGTTTCGATGCTACGTCTTGCAAAATCGGTCGCTGATCTATACCCATCTGTTAATCGGGATTTATTGTACGCAGGTGTGATTTTACATGACTTAGGGAAAGTTATTGAACTTTCTGGCCCAGTATCAACGACATACACACTAGAAGGTAATTTAATTGGTCATATATCTATCGTAGTGGAAGAAGTTAGTAAAATTGCTGACGAACTTTCGATTGATGGTGAAGAAGTCGTTGTATTAAAACATGTTCTTCTTTCTCATCACGGCAAAGGTGAATGGGGTAGCCCAAAACCACCACTTGTGCGTGAAGCAGAGATTTTACACCAAATTGATTTAATGGATGCATCTTTGAACATGATGGATAAAGTATTAAAACATACAAAACCTGGTGAATTCAGTGAACGAGTATTTGGATTAGACAACCGTTCATTTTATAATCCTACATTTGAATAA